A part of Neovison vison isolate M4711 chromosome 6, ASM_NN_V1, whole genome shotgun sequence genomic DNA contains:
- the BTLA gene encoding B- and T-lymphocyte attenuator isoform X2, with the protein MKTLPGMFGIGKLCSVFFLIPHLGIWSTNGEKSCEEQLYVKRHSIYTVSAGKSFDLKCPVKYCTKRPDVIWCKLEGKSCLSFRYKHHTYTSWDEKENISAFILHFNHVLPDDTGSYRCSANFSSGLVESHSITINVTEWTRHNSEYPLINTTSASGSPSAEVTDERQWMLYSLLPLGALILLIICFYLFCCLRRHQEQKKPSDIARRDVNLVDIPQPFRSEQTEVGTRQNPQTLPSETSTYDNEPWFKVQEESEVYSNPCLEENKQSIVYASLNHSVTGINPRQPRNVKEAPTEYAAICVRR; encoded by the exons ACATCTGGGCATCTGGAGTACCAACG GTGAAAAATCATGTGAAGAACAACTGTATGTAAAGAGACATTCCATATACACTGTCTCAGCAGGGAAATCATTTGATCTGAAATGCCCTGTGAAATACTGTACTAAGAGACCTGATGTGATCTGGTGCAAACTCGAAGGAAAAAGCTGTTTATCTTTTAGGTATAAACATCATACATACACAAGTTGGGACGAAAAGGAGAATATTTCAGCTTTTATTCTGCATTTTAATCATGTGCTGCCTGATGATACCGGGTCATACCGCTGTTCTGCGAATTTTTCATCTGGACTTGTTGAAAGCCATTCAATTACCATTAATGTGACAG aaTGGACTAGACATAATTCCGAATACCCTTTGATAA ATACAACCAGTGCCTCAGGATCACCCTCTGCAGAAGTGACAGATGAAAGACAATGGATGCTTTATAGTCTGCTTCCTTTGGGAGCATTGATTCTGCTTATTATCTGTTTCTACCTATTCTGCTGCCTTCGAAGGCATCAAG AACAAAAGAAGCCTTCTGATATAGCAAGAAGGGACGTTAACCTG gttGATATTCCCCAGCCCTTTAGGAGCGAGCAAACTGAAGTGGGAACCAGGCAAAATCCCCAAACACTGCCATCAGAGACTAGTACTTATGATAATGAGCCCTGGTTCAAGGTCCAGGAAGAGTCTGAAGTTTATTCTAACCCATGTCTGGAGGAAAACAAACAGAGCATTGTGTATGCCTCCCTGAACCATTCTGTCACTGGAATAAACCCAAGACAACCAAGGAATGTGAAAGAGGCACCCACAGAATATGCAGCCATATGTGTAAGGAGATAA
- the BTLA gene encoding B- and T-lymphocyte attenuator isoform X4 has translation MKTLPGMFGIGKLCSVFFLIPHLGIWSTNGEKSCEEQLYVKRHSIYTVSAGKSFDLKCPVKYCTKRPDVIWCKLEGKSCLSFRYKHHTYTSWDEKENISAFILHFNHVLPDDTGSYRCSANFSSGLVESHSITINVTEWTRHNSEYPLINTTSASGSPSAEVTDERQWMLYSLLPLGALILLIICFYLFCCLRRHQEPWIMISLRTAHPSTKKTDGLIQVPSSHAEQKKPSDIARRDVNLVDIPQPFRSEQTEVGTRQNPQTLPSETSTYDNEPWFKVQEESEVYSNPCLEENKQSIVYASLNHSVTGINPRQPRNVKEAPTEYAAICVRR, from the exons ACATCTGGGCATCTGGAGTACCAACG GTGAAAAATCATGTGAAGAACAACTGTATGTAAAGAGACATTCCATATACACTGTCTCAGCAGGGAAATCATTTGATCTGAAATGCCCTGTGAAATACTGTACTAAGAGACCTGATGTGATCTGGTGCAAACTCGAAGGAAAAAGCTGTTTATCTTTTAGGTATAAACATCATACATACACAAGTTGGGACGAAAAGGAGAATATTTCAGCTTTTATTCTGCATTTTAATCATGTGCTGCCTGATGATACCGGGTCATACCGCTGTTCTGCGAATTTTTCATCTGGACTTGTTGAAAGCCATTCAATTACCATTAATGTGACAG aaTGGACTAGACATAATTCCGAATACCCTTTGATAA ATACAACCAGTGCCTCAGGATCACCCTCTGCAGAAGTGACAGATGAAAGACAATGGATGCTTTATAGTCTGCTTCCTTTGGGAGCATTGATTCTGCTTATTATCTGTTTCTACCTATTCTGCTGCCTTCGAAGGCATCAAG AACCATGGATAATGATTTCCTTGAGGACAGCTCATCCTTCCACCAAAAAGACAGATGGACTCATTCAGGTCCCGTCCAGTCATG CAGAACAAAAGAAGCCTTCTGATATAGCAAGAAGGGACGTTAACCTG gttGATATTCCCCAGCCCTTTAGGAGCGAGCAAACTGAAGTGGGAACCAGGCAAAATCCCCAAACACTGCCATCAGAGACTAGTACTTATGATAATGAGCCCTGGTTCAAGGTCCAGGAAGAGTCTGAAGTTTATTCTAACCCATGTCTGGAGGAAAACAAACAGAGCATTGTGTATGCCTCCCTGAACCATTCTGTCACTGGAATAAACCCAAGACAACCAAGGAATGTGAAAGAGGCACCCACAGAATATGCAGCCATATGTGTAAGGAGATAA
- the BTLA gene encoding B- and T-lymphocyte attenuator isoform X1 has product MKTLPGMFGIGKLCSVFFLIPHLGIWSTNGEKSCEEQLYVKRHSIYTVSAGKSFDLKCPVKYCTKRPDVIWCKLEGKSCLSFRYKHHTYTSWDEKENISAFILHFNHVLPDDTGSYRCSANFSSGLVESHSITINVTEWTRHNSEYPLINTTSASGSPSAEVTDERQWMLYSLLPLGALILLIICFYLFCCLRRHQAEQKKPSDIARRDVNLVDIPQPFRSEQTEVGTRQNPQTLPSETSTYDNEPWFKVQEESEVYSNPCLEENKQSIVYASLNHSVTGINPRQPRNVKEAPTEYAAICVRR; this is encoded by the exons ACATCTGGGCATCTGGAGTACCAACG GTGAAAAATCATGTGAAGAACAACTGTATGTAAAGAGACATTCCATATACACTGTCTCAGCAGGGAAATCATTTGATCTGAAATGCCCTGTGAAATACTGTACTAAGAGACCTGATGTGATCTGGTGCAAACTCGAAGGAAAAAGCTGTTTATCTTTTAGGTATAAACATCATACATACACAAGTTGGGACGAAAAGGAGAATATTTCAGCTTTTATTCTGCATTTTAATCATGTGCTGCCTGATGATACCGGGTCATACCGCTGTTCTGCGAATTTTTCATCTGGACTTGTTGAAAGCCATTCAATTACCATTAATGTGACAG aaTGGACTAGACATAATTCCGAATACCCTTTGATAA ATACAACCAGTGCCTCAGGATCACCCTCTGCAGAAGTGACAGATGAAAGACAATGGATGCTTTATAGTCTGCTTCCTTTGGGAGCATTGATTCTGCTTATTATCTGTTTCTACCTATTCTGCTGCCTTCGAAGGCATCAAG CAGAACAAAAGAAGCCTTCTGATATAGCAAGAAGGGACGTTAACCTG gttGATATTCCCCAGCCCTTTAGGAGCGAGCAAACTGAAGTGGGAACCAGGCAAAATCCCCAAACACTGCCATCAGAGACTAGTACTTATGATAATGAGCCCTGGTTCAAGGTCCAGGAAGAGTCTGAAGTTTATTCTAACCCATGTCTGGAGGAAAACAAACAGAGCATTGTGTATGCCTCCCTGAACCATTCTGTCACTGGAATAAACCCAAGACAACCAAGGAATGTGAAAGAGGCACCCACAGAATATGCAGCCATATGTGTAAGGAGATAA
- the BTLA gene encoding B- and T-lymphocyte attenuator isoform X3, with protein sequence MKTLPGMFGIGKLCSVFFLIPHLGIWSTNGEKSCEEQLYVKRHSIYTVSAGKSFDLKCPVKYCTKRPDVIWCKLEGKSCLSFRYKHHTYTSWDEKENISAFILHFNHVLPDDTGSYRCSANFSSGLVESHSITINVTASTHISDTTSASGSPSAEVTDERQWMLYSLLPLGALILLIICFYLFCCLRRHQAEQKKPSDIARRDVNLVDIPQPFRSEQTEVGTRQNPQTLPSETSTYDNEPWFKVQEESEVYSNPCLEENKQSIVYASLNHSVTGINPRQPRNVKEAPTEYAAICVRR encoded by the exons ACATCTGGGCATCTGGAGTACCAACG GTGAAAAATCATGTGAAGAACAACTGTATGTAAAGAGACATTCCATATACACTGTCTCAGCAGGGAAATCATTTGATCTGAAATGCCCTGTGAAATACTGTACTAAGAGACCTGATGTGATCTGGTGCAAACTCGAAGGAAAAAGCTGTTTATCTTTTAGGTATAAACATCATACATACACAAGTTGGGACGAAAAGGAGAATATTTCAGCTTTTATTCTGCATTTTAATCATGTGCTGCCTGATGATACCGGGTCATACCGCTGTTCTGCGAATTTTTCATCTGGACTTGTTGAAAGCCATTCAATTACCATTAATGTGACAG CATCGACTCACATTTCAGATACAACCAGTGCCTCAGGATCACCCTCTGCAGAAGTGACAGATGAAAGACAATGGATGCTTTATAGTCTGCTTCCTTTGGGAGCATTGATTCTGCTTATTATCTGTTTCTACCTATTCTGCTGCCTTCGAAGGCATCAAG CAGAACAAAAGAAGCCTTCTGATATAGCAAGAAGGGACGTTAACCTG gttGATATTCCCCAGCCCTTTAGGAGCGAGCAAACTGAAGTGGGAACCAGGCAAAATCCCCAAACACTGCCATCAGAGACTAGTACTTATGATAATGAGCCCTGGTTCAAGGTCCAGGAAGAGTCTGAAGTTTATTCTAACCCATGTCTGGAGGAAAACAAACAGAGCATTGTGTATGCCTCCCTGAACCATTCTGTCACTGGAATAAACCCAAGACAACCAAGGAATGTGAAAGAGGCACCCACAGAATATGCAGCCATATGTGTAAGGAGATAA